The nucleotide window AAAAGGTATGTTCAGAGATTCATAGATCTATTTGAAACTGTTTATGGGCATGTTGGCTGGGAATCAAACCTGCTTGAGAAACATCtttgctcaccactatactaacaaCACCCTTCCAAGAACACCAACCACATTttcacaatcctctctctcaccttaAAAGTTATGTAGACTAAGACACCcaatggaaaataatttgattcactcaaaGCTCCACTAAATTTTTTGCTGtgatatcattttaattaatattggcTATGATAAGGTGTTATTTttgtctcttaaagtttaagagtctgctcctttATTCAGATTGGCTGGTATAGGAATAACTTCAATGTTTGCTTACACAGCTCCATCATAGTTATTTGTCCACGTTCTAACAGGATATAAAAATAAGTGATTCATTCAAGCAGAGTGACTGGAAGCTTTAACGCGATCAATACGATCCTGCTTATGTTTTCATTTCCattaatttactctgtagtaaaGGAAACGCCAAAGCGGGAAACTGCGGGCATTCTTCATTCGTGGTGGATTGCTTGTGTACAGAGGGCTTCTGGATGTTCCTAAATCAGTTCTGCAGTCACACTGTTGTGTTGGGGTGAAGCTCAGTAGTAGAGTGCTTGTCCCACATATAGGAAGGCATAAATTTAtaataacattttcattaagATAACTATTTTACGCTATCAAGTATTGAACCCAGGGTGAATGCAACCTATTCCTTTAAGAGGTGTGCAAATGAGAGAAGTTCCTATTGCTTATATTCTGAATAATGGGGAAATCTCCACCTGATTCGTGAAGATTTGTTAGGCGAGTGGTGCTGTGACTCAGGAGCTGATTCAGTGTTGCTGTGGAGCGCAAGTAGATGTGCTGCTGGCTGGAGAGGATGGAGCAGCATATTGGACTTTGCTTCCCTGGTCCAGTTGAGCTCTTTGCTACTTCTTCTCCTTGGTATGCTGGCTTCAATGGGTCTTGACGTTCCGTCATCTTCAGCCTAACTTTCCAGACATCAGGGCATAACTTCTGGTCCTAATGGGCCTAACTTCCAGATAGTGGTTCTTGGCTTGCCCTATTTATTAGCTTCAGACAAAGACATTCTAATGCCTTGTCTGACAGGGTTCTGGTTGGCCAATTAAAATCTTTGATTTGCATATGTCTCATCCAAGAATTTTGTATTGCTTTGATCAGGAGAAACAGGATAAAATGTCCAGTATTTGGGAAATATCATAACTTCTTTTGAGTAATACATACAGCTTTGATCATTAGAATTCTAAACTACTCATGTTTTGCCCATTCTTTTGAAACCAAACAAGCATAGCCCACTTTATCCTGAAATAATTACGATGTCTTATAtcgtatttttaatttaatattttgggtTTACACTTTTGTAGGGGAAtgatttgccctatttctagtgctgtttgtttataTAGGGGTTCTTCTAAACTAGTTCAGTGTTCTCGATTAGGCCATTAATTAGGTATGTAATGTGGGAATACAGCCAGCACTTCATACAGTCTTTTATGAATGGAATGAAGGATGCTATTTTATCAGGTCAAAATTCTGATTTGCTAAACAAGCAATCAGAGTAAGTTGTATGCCATCTCGACACCAGAGGAGTGACTCGGTTTTCCTAACTGGGACCCTCAATCGATGTGAATGGAtcataataatttgttttttaaatgctaaATCCTTTCAATAATGCTTATTACAATCAGTATTCTGACCTTTTCTTCTGTTGTATTATAAAACAAGTGATATCTATGGGCATTTGCTCAGACAtcccttgttttttttaggtttaatgcAGTTGGTATAGCCAAGTGACTTATTCATTTAATATCAGTAGAATGGCAAAACGTGCACAGCTATATAAGTACCGCACACTGACTGATTGTGCTACTGGAGCTTTGCAAGTCCAAAGACTGACACTGCATAAACAAACGGTGAAACACAGGTTTTCgtctgtggatccatctccacatgggtgAAGGGGACAGTAAAACagtaaggaaaatacaagagaggaaactgaaagaattgtgttcactgcaaagtaggaagaggtggttAGACACGTAAACCAGCTTGGTGGTTAATTTGTGACATTTTGGGTGACAATTAGCAAACGGATTTgtcttcatgttccttaagcTGTGCAGTATATAGCCGACACACGTCTTCATGAAGAATCTCTGTAagtcaattaaacattttattttcaagtcgACTCCTTTACATGAAATAGACACCAACAGTACAAGGGGAtgagaaatgtcttttatgaaaataaacctGCTATTCACAGACCTCGGCCACAGCGTCTCCCAGGTACTTCTGCAGGATGAGGTCGAGCTCGGCTGCAGCCTGGCAGAAGCACTTGTCCACCTCGGAGAAGTCACACCTGACCGTTGTGTTTTCGAAGTAGGATTTCAGCGCCTCTTTCGCCTCCTCGTAAGTGTCCTGCTTCATGATTCCTGTGCCCTGGAAGGGAAAATCCTGGgaaaacagggagagagaatcATTCAAGATGTCCTGACCAGGTCTGCTGCAGTCAAACTAATCCTTCATTATCAGAGCTTCCATTGTCTTGCCTGTTGtcttcagtgttttaatttGAGGTTTTTGTGTAATTCCTAATCATTACGACCCTGAATCTTGGCTCCCTCTCCTGTACCATGCAGGGAGAACAAGAAAGgtgaatcatcatcatcatcccttAACGATTATCCAAATTGCCTGACTGAGACACCACCAAGAGGAAGAGCTGGAGTGTCACTTCATAACATCATCAGTAGGCAGTGAGTCAAGAGAGGGGGAGTTGTCTCACTGTTATCCTTATCTATGATCAAGAGTCTCACCTCCTGCTCTAAGCTGCCCCTAGTTGTGATCTGTAGACAGTGTGTCTTCCACCCCACCCACCTCCTGAGGGAATAATCTTGAATAAACAGAGGGCTGGAGACCCAGtccagctcctgtctctctccccttggGGACGGGAGATTTTCTCGGAACCATGTTGAGGTGAAATGGGAGTGGGATGACACAGATGTCTTGGAGAGGTGAGTCACCCCAGCCCATGTGTACCTCAGTGTGATTCAAGCAAGGGGGAGTGGTTTAAGGGATTTACCAATCCCGCATACGCAGCCTCTGATCCAAACTCAGGAAGGACTTCATTGTACAGCGCCAGGCAGTCCAGCTGAATAGATGATATCATGTTCTGATCCCAGGTCCGCACCCGTATCTCCTCCTCCTGGAGCAGCCCCTCCAGCTCGACCTGCAGGCCCTCCCTGAGCCGCCACAGGGCCGCTGGGGTCAGGCCCGGGTGAGCGGGTGTACCAGGGGGTGGGTGAGGGGGCGAGCAATGGGGTATGTGGGCTGCCAAGGAGGAGGTCCATGCCCTGTCCTTCTGCAGATCCCTCTCCGGGCCCTTTGGGCAGTTCCACAGCTGGGTCTTGACCTCCTGCCTGGTGATTGGCTGGCTGGCCTGAGGGGACAGGGGCACAGAGAGGGCATGAGGAGGACAGAGAGAAAACTGAGAGGGTCTTCTCCAGGAGGACCAGGCCCTACCCCTGGTCTCCCAGCAATCACAGTCATCATCATTGCAGCTGAAACCAAACTTTTGATAGACGTCACAGACATATCAGGCTCACAGACTTGCAGCTCTCAGCTGCCTGGGGTGAGACACAAGGAGTCTGCTCCCTCTTCCTCTGACAGTCCTATCAAATGACAGCAGCAGACCTGATCCAACCCCACCTTCCCTttcacacacagccacacacaggCATGACTGTGTCACCATCATCACCACCTCCACCATCACAATCTCCACTATTTTCCATTACCATCATCATCACTTCCACCATCACAACCCCTACGAtcttcatcaccatcatcatcacctCCACCATCACAATCTCCACTATTTTCgtcatcatcatcttcatcacatTTCTAATAAATGATCTCCACCATCTTCACCGCCATATCCTTCTTCATCATGACAATCATCATgtccaccatcatcatcatcaacaccTTTCcatcaacatcatcatcataaccACCTTCATTATCTACACTATCATCTGCATCATCCTGAGCAGAACACATTGGTTGTCTTACACTGGAAGAATTTTTGCTCAGAGCCTCAGTATTGGTCGACCCTCTCTGGCCTTTCAGGGTCACATCCGTCTCTGTCAAGACCTGTCAACAAGATGACTGCTTTAGTCTCACCAGCAGAACCCAACCAAGTTTGTGTctcagtacaggtttattcttaGTCTAACAGAATTAATACTTGGGGAAGAGCATTTAATAatgagagcaggaggcacttctttacatagagggaggtgggtgtgtggaacaagctatccaaccatgttgttgaagccaatactcaCGTTCCTGTGAGATCTGCCCCAGGTCTCGGTGTGACGCCCTTCTCTTTGCTCGGCCATTCCTCTCTCAACATGAGGGAGTTTCTCCCGGCGGCACTGGGGAGGAGAAAACAGTTAccagacagacaaacacactgtcatcatcatcatgggcCAAGATGACCCTACATGACAGTGGTCTGTCCTCGATTCAGAAGCAGTGTCCAGCCCTCAGCTATCCAGCTTCATGATCCCCAACATCCCTGTCGAGACCTGTTGAGGGGCCAGTTCTGCTAGACCAGGGGTCTCAAGCCTAATCACAATACTTGGGGGGCCAGGTGCATCTCCAGGCTTTCTTTCCAAAAGTGGCTagccaattaaacaattaagctaattattttcataagaagatgtggaaataatgtgtttaataatatattttgatgtCTCTCACTGTTGAAGACTCAAAATATTCAAGGCACAGTTGGATATTTAAGGTCTggataaaggtacagtattagaatatgttttgtttaattaaaaaatgagatcAACTTTGTAACCAAGACCTCTGGGCAGGAAACCAGATGATGCACCAGACCCTCTAGGAATGGAGTTTGAGACATGCTcaccctctctcacacacaacctcacacacactcaccctctcactactactactactactactactactactactaataataataataataataataataataataatgcagacttGCTTTTCTTGGGGTCTTGGGTCTGGCTCCTGTGTTGGCTGAGTCTGCTGTTACCTCCTTCCTGATCTGGGGATTTCAGACACAGTTCTGTTACAGACACGGGCTGGACTAGACTCACAAGCACAtacacccacagacacacactcccacacactaacacacacgcAGATGCACACATTGTCAGGTAGAGTCTTTCTCCTCCTCAAGAGAAGACAACAGAGCCCTGCTACTGCGATGAGCTTTAATttcaggaggaggaagaagaggaagaatcaCAATATGAAGAAGACCAGCAGTGGACTCACAGCTCTTTGGGTCCGGGGCCTGACTCTCAAACTTGTCTCCAGTCTCTGGTGGGTTCTTCTCTGTTTACCTCTGTTGACATCTGTGGACAGGACAGTTCAGTTAGACAAACAAGTTCGACCAGACTTCACTCTCatagtcaatcaatcaatcaatcaatcaatttttttcttatattttgccTTTTAATCCAGAacatcaaagcactttacaaaacatactgtatactgtattctaAGTATCATATAAAAACAGAgcactcacagctctctggacgTTGGTCTGGAATCTAGAAAGTGGTTCCATTCTCAGGCGActctggacctcaacacctgttgatgggtcacttctgtcagacacacgagtggagcccaagcccacctacacacacactcacacacactgacagatatacacccacacaatcacacacattatcacacactgacagacacccacccacacatattcacacacagacattacacacacacacacagacacacattcacacactgacagacaccacacactcacagacacacattcacacactgacaacccacactcacagacacacattcacacactgacaacccacactcacagacacacagacacacattctcacactgacagacacacacacatacactacacacactcacagacacacattcacagacacacacacagacacaacacacactaacagacacaacatacatttatacacacaatcagacacatactcgcacacattcacagacacacacatagactacaaatacttatagacacacaccaacacacacggacaaaaacacacacactcataactacaaatacagtataactaacactaacacaaatgccactaacattaaaacagtaacactatcactaagaATTACACTATCATTATcactgacacaaactactactacactactaatactaataataacagtaatgctatcactaaaactaacatgactactagtgtaaatactctaacagtaactctataattataactaatattaacatgaatactggCATCAAAACTATCAGTAGCGCAATCACCATTAATACtgacatgaacactagcattaataTTAAAGCTACCGATTGTACTCTCACtagtattaaatataaatacactCACATTAGTATTAGTCCGTGACGTCACACCACTCTTTGTGACGAAGGCGAGACACCTAGCTGGGCACAGTGATGTGGCACGTGTCaccgtggttaccatacttatgacttgtaaacagtggaaaaatgcatttaaactgttacctacacaaatttatcaacttggaatataattttcaaGCTCTAGAATACAATTTctaaacaataatttaaataattattctttAATTTGGGATTGAACATTATGAACACTAAACACATTATGGTATTTAATAGATATGGGTTTTATTGACtattttctagatatttaaagaatttaaagaaagaaaagaatcagtactcaccaatcggtgaagttaatcgatGATTCTAAGGTTTTTTAGctgaattaattggttgtcgatacATAAGTGATCATTGACCCTCCTCCCGCGATCTCGCTTTCTGATCCCGgtgctctggctggtgtctgtgacgtcacagcgctctttctgacagagcagagcgcgtctccgctgaaggagactcctgtccggagcaCGGGGGGGGCTTTGCTTACAGATATAACATCTCCAATGATAAAACTTATCGGGCTGTGAGGAGAGGCGATTCATAACAGCTGGAGAAGAAGAACGACAACCGAGAAATTAAATTCATtaagcaggaaaaaaataatttacttcacaGATTATTGAGTTGTGTAGCGTAATCCCGTAAAGCACAAGAGAAAGAGCCCAAGTCCCTGTAATAAGATGTTATAAATTGACCAGACTATAGCTCttagcagtgggactcagatcacacagaagacctttctgtgtgtgattccacaccagtCCTGGAAATCAGAGTCTCCCACACGTCATTCACAGGCAgtcttataaatatacagttaaagaGAGTCTTATGacagttactgtatacagttaatTCAATCATCAAATCAGCTcgagtggaaataaaaccaggagatgCCCTTGAACttccaggatcaggagtctgatcctccAGGCTTCTATTCTGTGGAGATTTGTGTAAAACAAATCTGTAATAATCCCCTGTAATAAGTTTTACACAAATCTCCAGTACTAAAGTACTGAGGGACCCAGACCTCTGTGTATGAGTCTGAGCTGtaaatctgactgagaagagaataaagtttttttttttttaaatcaagaggagagagagagatggacagataagagcacacacagtgagagagacaggaaggggaagagagaggagaaggagcaGGAAGACAGTGCAGGTGTTTAAAACCACATCGTGACCACAGGAGACAGGAAgcttttctcagctgctgaggaGCTCAGTGCTCATGGCCACTCAGGCTCAGAGGCTCTGGCAGCAGTCAGGTCTGGGAGCTTCTCCTCATActgacactggagctctgagaggCAGCCTCCATTCTGACAGGAACAGCCCCTCCTGTTCATccctgagagacacacagaaaTAACTGTTTGGGGAGAGGACCTGTCACCCTGTATAGCACTGGAGTTCTGAACACTGGACTCCCTGTATGTCTCCCTGTACAGATCAGCCCTCAGCTGCCTCATCACACTGAGACCCACAGCCAGTACAGCCTGGCTCTCTGTGCTGGAAGAGCTCAGAGGAGCACAGACCACAGACTCACTGAAGAGTCTGACCTGCAGCTCCAGTGAAGCTCTGCATTATATCACAGCTTTTAGGCTGTATTAACAAGGactgatttttaaaagaaatcttcatatcattgctttttcaaatttgaaactgactcctgctcttctgcttctgctgctGCAGTTAATATGGTGGAGTTGTAACACAAGAGCTCTGCTATATTTAACAGGAGAGTTTAAATACAGCACAACTACTAATACTACTGCTGCCAgtgctactactactaataatatttTACTGCTACTCCAACTGCTACTGCTACCTATAAAAataaggaggaggaggaggtgagcTGTGTCCTCACTCTGTTCAGTCTGTGGGTATCGGAGTATCTGTTCAGCTCTACTGTGCTGTTAGAGAGTTTTAATCACACAGTcagctccacacagagagaaacTGGGGTCACAGCTGGAGGGCTTGGAACATCTGTGTGGGCTGGAGCTGCACAGGGACAGACTCAGGGTCTGAGGGACTCAACTAGAAGAGTTGCTGTCCATCCACCAGGCACAGTACAAAGGGGACAATCACTGCTGggcttttctttccttttcatttagATTATTGATCTCTGACCAAAGCCACAGGACAGCCAGTTCTTATTCAGTCCATCTAGGTTCTGTATTCCTGTTCTGACCTGAGTGACCTCACTGCCCTCTTGAGGACAGGCTCTCCTCATACTGTCCTTTACCAGGACCAGAACACACTGCTGTCTAGAGTGACAACAACCTCTCTGTGACTCTTTGtaggacactgcctgacacagacagcaagacacaCAGGACCATATTCCTGACACCAGTAACTGAACACTGCATCACACctgcaatttttattttgtattttatttaacataatttgatacttatttaaaattaagtaaCTTGTCTaaatctttagaaaacattagattttttttatctgatcCTTTCTGCCCCATTTGcacctgcagccctgctgtctgtatctgtatctgtgtttcctccagtgagacacagagctgctcctgtctctcctctcctcagcactgctgggagtgtcttcaggagaggaaacagtgatgtggttctgatatatatggagaagaCTGAAAGGGCCCTGTCTGATTGGCCATCCCGCCTGTGTGagaggttcctgctgtcagtctgaaaaggcagtgctgtgtgtgattggcGGGGTGGGGGGCTGTGTTGTTACTGGGGGTACAGGTTGTGAAGCAACAGCTCAGTTACCCTATGAGCTCAGGGGTGAAGACAGGGGTCTCAGCTGCACTCTGTCCTGATGACAATGGAGAGCTGCCTGTCCATCTTCTCTCTCGCTGTCCTGATGCTGCACAGCTCAGCCAGTAAGTGTCCAGTTTTCTATTGTCCAGACAAACAGATAACTCTATTTAAAATTTAGATGGAAATGTAATATACttttagtaaaataattatttaccgtaaaattttgtctgtttttcaaaataattatatattttttcttggtCTGTGCGTGCGGAAACATAATTAGTTGCTAAGAAAAGTTTTACGTTCAGATctttatgtattattttaaattcagctgggattttatttaaatattattaaaatcataaatctgaaatgaacagtataattaattttattatgatTGTATAactcaggaaaaaaacaatctaaaaTTGCCTAGAAAgggtgctttaaaaaataaaattgcattaaTAATTTCATCTCCTGTGTAAAATTAATCATACAGTTATAGTTTTAGATGGAAAAGTAATTTGAAAATGAGTTGagatattttattgtaaatgaaGCTTTGAGGGATTTTATCTAAAATTgttcaaaattacattttctggtTTTGTAAATTTAGCAAAAAGTTAACAATCTACAATGATTttattgatattaatttaatatcatgtgatatttaaaaaacataattcataTTTACACTATGTGTGCTGCATGTGCTACACTCATCTCTCCAGTATACGTGTCAGTTTACTCCATATTAACATGTTAGGAATGCAGCACACTGTCAGGCTTGTTaggattgttttgttgtttctttgctgCCAAGTTAATCATCTACAGTAGCCGTTGGACATTCTCATCCTCTTGATAATTTGCAATTTTTGTGTAATAATctattaaaaagttatttacaAATCCTAATCTGTTACCATAAGGATACAATTCTTCATATACTAGCAGCAATTTGAGTGATTTGCTGAAACATGCAAAAAATTCTTCATTTACATGAAAACAGAAGTGTGAGCAATGAAGAAAAATGtctctataataatataataccatacaggatgattcagaaatatttacccttggttgtttgttgttttattgcGCTCAACTCTGTCTCCTCCTAAGCTATTTATACAGACTGGTGTATGAACAAATATTAGTGTTATTAGAGACCAGAGTGTTATTGAGacagatattttattattagataTTGTTAGAAATGGGGATTACAAAACAGGTAAAAATCATCAGAATTTGACCAAGTGGTTTATTCAATCAGTGAAATTATTCATATGATTCAAATCTTGTACATGATTTTCTAACAATATATTTGAGCGGCTGGTATAAATAGAGGCATGTGaactctttgttctctggcacaccTTTGTTGAGAAGAGCAATaatcatataaatatatacaaatattaaaatacaactgTACTGTCCTAACCTAATAATCTGTCTATTTTGCACACCACATAGGTCCCATCACTAGACTCTGGACCACCACATCATTAAAAGCCAGCTATTATACCAATATCAAATTGACATCAGCAGGGACAATCACCAGTCTTAATCACAGGGTCATGGATTTTAGCCCTATGTTAGGTGTGGTAAATGCTTGAATTAAAagacagatccttaaccacctTACACTAAtactaaataatacatttaacatgTAACCAGGCCATGATCAAAAAGCAAATATCTCTACTTTCAACATATGAAAAAAGCACCAGGTACTTGGACACAGACAAACCCTGTAAAAATTGTGCCACATTATAACTTGAAACTGCGGGAGCAAAGAGGTTGTTCATTATTGCAACCATAATTAGTATTTTAGCTTCTGTATATTTCTATACTTTACAGTAcagcttcttaaaaaaaaatcttttgtttttttattattacttttattcTATTACAAAATACTATGAAATTGTTGCTCCAATACAAAAGTTCATCAGCAAAGCAGTTTAACTGTGACTTTTCAGGTAGAAATAATGTTTCATGTGCGATCAATAACCACACCAGAAAATATTGGAAAGAAATGGCTTGTCTCACTGTTCACACCAGGCACTCGGACACAGAAATGGCCTGTCACTgttttggttaataatgattcaCGCTGGAAACGCAGCACTTTGCAACAAAAGAAACGTATAAAGCTCCATCAGGAGCACAAAACGTGAATGATACTGTTGACTATTGATACTCCTGAATTctaaacctgtatttattctgaccTTAAACTTTCAACCTGCATATGAGAAGGTTggttatttgattttaaatttgttgattTGTACATTAATGTCCTTGTATGTATCACCAGTGGGAAATGTGGAATTTTTTTATGAATTGCAAATTTTATTGGAAGGCCTTCAGACTGGTATAATAGTGATGGGAggagatttaaatgacacatttgacAAATCAGACAGGAACAGCATACAATCTAAAATGGTAGAACCCTCtaagttactgaaacatttTATGTATCTTAATAATGTAAAAGATGTTTGGTAGTTACTGTGTCCAGCTACATTccctttcatattttataaTGTGCACAAATctgtctaaaatattttttgcatattAACAATTCACAGGATATTTGGGGGTTACTGTGCTACATAccatgtcatatttttaaaatgtgcacaaatCTGTTCCATTTCTTCTAT belongs to Lepisosteus oculatus isolate fLepOcu1 chromosome 14, fLepOcu1.hap2, whole genome shotgun sequence and includes:
- the LOC138242834 gene encoding uncharacterized protein isoform X2; the encoded protein is MAEQREGRHTETWGRSHRNASQPITRQEVKTQLWNCPKGPERDLQKDRAWTSSLAAHIPHCSPPHPPPGTPAHPGLTPAALWRLREGLQVELEGLLQEEEIRVRTWDQNMISSIQLDCLALYNEVLPEFGSEAAYAGLDFPFQGTGIMKQDTYEEAKEALKSYFENTTVRCDFSEVDKCFCQAAAELDLILQKYLGDAVAEVCE
- the LOC138242834 gene encoding uncharacterized protein isoform X1 encodes the protein MAEQREGRHTETWGRSHRNVLTETDVTLKGQRGSTNTEALSKNSSSASQPITRQEVKTQLWNCPKGPERDLQKDRAWTSSLAAHIPHCSPPHPPPGTPAHPGLTPAALWRLREGLQVELEGLLQEEEIRVRTWDQNMISSIQLDCLALYNEVLPEFGSEAAYAGLDFPFQGTGIMKQDTYEEAKEALKSYFENTTVRCDFSEVDKCFCQAAAELDLILQKYLGDAVAEVCE